In Ostrea edulis chromosome 4, xbOstEdul1.1, whole genome shotgun sequence, a single window of DNA contains:
- the LOC125671205 gene encoding serine/threonine-protein kinase PLK1-like has protein sequence MSVDILPPKFSQLPTVFTYPHLQKMKETRPQSPLVIKGRVQVDNANIKVNINNFDPNYIVYDQTSDTTYIRGRLLGKGGFARCYELLDLNTNKVYAGKIISKQRLTKPHQKQKIAREVDLQRDLSHEHVVGFHSYFEDEDNVYIVLENCSRKSLVHMLKQRKTLKEPEVRYYLRQMVEGVKYIHNNNIIHRDLKLGNMLLNEKMQLKIADFGLATKMTYEGEKKMTVCGTPNYIAPEVLQKRGHSYEADVWAIGCVAYALLVGRPPFETSTLKETYVRIANNNYVLPQTMSLPAQDFIRQCLNHEPELRPSLNELSSHEFFSTGFLPRSLSPSCCTNVPKFPMYTKFNRPKSYAVPDKPDTVERMTSPLRNIEIQTDTRPERQTTEYAERLSSPPPFPSVKSPITVSPPVSFPSVKSPVRETVNERVNRSESPPSRESSPKPRSAVTLLDVLHTCLEHMPKDVLENPASISDSNIVWVTKWVDYSNKYGFGFQLSNDVIGVLFNDTSRIVMSPDGRAVQYFDVTNKSSSFTVECVPEELEKKTTLLLYFARYMDEHLIQGGRVELSRDSDDAWYGNVYLKKWFRTSKAIVLYLSDGTLQVNFFDDHTKIIMSYMKNDYYVTYIDQERTANTYCMMQIIQDGCRKDIVQRMNFAKKMLKNLVDIEGVDI, from the exons ATGTCGGTGGATATATTACCCCCAAAGTTTTCTCAACTCCCCACGGTGTTCACCTACCCCCATCTACAAAAGATGAAGGAGACACGGCCCCAGTCCCCTCTTGTGATTAAAGGGAGGGTGCAGGTCGACAATGCCAATATCAAAGTCAACATCAACAACTTCGATCCAAACTATATTGTGTATGACCAAACTTCAGATACTACTTATATCAGAGGTCGTCTGCTTGGTAAG GGTGGTTTTGCAAGATGTTACGAGCTGCTGGATTTGAATACAAATAAAGTGTATGCTGGaaagataatatcaaaacagcGACTTACAAAACCACATCAAAAACAAAAG ATTGCCCGAGAAGTGGACTTACAAAGAGACCTCTCACATGAACATGTAGTGGGTTTTCACAGTTACTTTGAGGACGAGGACAACGTGTATATTGTCCTAGAGAACTGCAGCAGAAAG TCACTGGTCCACATGTTGAAACAGAGAAAGACCTTGAAAGAACCGGAAGTTCGATATTATCTACGTCAGATGGTGGAAGGAGTTAAGTACATTCACAACAATAACATCATTCACCGTGATCTCAAACTGGGCAACATGCTACTGAACGAGAAAATGCAACTCAAAATCGCAGACTTCGGTCTGGCCACAAAAATGACCTATGAAGGCGAAAAGAAAAT GACCGTGTGTGGAACCCCCAATTACATAGCCCCTGAGGTTCTACAGAAAAGAGGCCACAGCTATGAAGCAGATGTTTGGGCAATAGGATGCGTTGC ttatGCCTTGTTGGTTGGACGTCCCCCATTCGAAACTTCAACTCTTAAAGAGACGTATGTCAGAATTGCAAACAACAACTATGTTCTTCCGCAAACCATGTCACTTCCCGCGCAGGACTTCATCCGTCAGTGCCTGAATCATGAACCCGAACTTAGACCTAGTCTGAACGAGCTATCGAGTCACGAGTTTTTCAGCACTGGTTTCTTGCCAAGGTCGCTTTCCCCTTCGTGCTGTACCAACGTGCCAAAATTTCCCATGTACACCAAGTTCAACAG ACCCAAGTCGTATGCCGTTCCAGACAAACCCGATACAGTTGAACGTATGACATCACCACTCAGGAACATCGAAATCCAGACAGACACTAGACCGGAACGACAGACAACCGAG TATGCAGAACGCCTTTCCTCGCCTCCTCCATTTCCGTCAGTCAAATCCCCCATTACCGTATCTCCCCCTGTATCCTTCCCTTCCGTCAAGTCTCCCGTCAGAGAAACTGTCAACGAGAGAGTCAACCGCTCAGAGTCGCCTCCAAGCAGAG aaTCTTCACCCAAACCACGATCAGCAGTGACTTTACTAGATGTTCTACACACGTGCTTGGAACATATGCCCAAAG ACGTCCTAGAAAATCCAGCATCCATATCCGATTCCAACATTGTCTGGGTGACAAAATGGGTCGATTACTCCAACAAATATGGCTTTGGTTTCCAACTCTCCAATGACGTCATTGGCGTTCTCTTTAACGATACGTCCAGAATTGTGATGTCACCGGACGGGAG AGCTGTGCAGTATTTTGACGTCACCAATAAATCGTCATCGTTTACAGTGGAGTGTGTTCCTGAGGAGCTAGAGAAGAAAACCACACTCCTCCTCTACTTTGCTCGGTATATGGACGAGCATCTTATTCAG GGAGGTCGTGTGGAGTTGTCCAGGGACTCTGATGATGCCTGGTACGGAAACGTGTATTTGAAAAAGTGGTTCAGAACCTCTAAAGCAATCGTTCTCTACCTTAGTGATGGAACTCTTCAG GTGAATTTCTTTGATGACCATACCAAAATTATAATGAGTTACATGAAGAATGATTACTATGTGACCTACATAGATCAAGAGAGAACAGCTAACACATACTGTATGATGCAAATCATCCAAGACGGCTGCCGCAAGGATATCGTACAACGCATGAACTTCGCTAAAAAGATGCTCAAAAATTTGGTAGATATCGAGGgagtagatatttaa
- the LOC125671211 gene encoding vacuolar protein sorting-associated protein 72 homolog: MASSREKRINAGSKMARLLEAEDEDEFYKTTYGGFNEEEDDGVYESEESDDDDTDSDISIDENDEPKSDDDEEGPKKKRRVVTKAYKEPPAKKKTEEKKPKPKTEKVSKVQIYHTPEKKKLRNTTSEKSKAVEQRDKQREARAKMLKEMAAQKRVSEVRRLTQEELLEEAKITEEENMTSLENYQRMELEKKKNRIQKQMHRGPIIRYHSLTMPLIEEIPPEPEISVDDDSAEPQRRLDENEKCSRTFITFTDERNFRECFSQCKLKVPHKQFCPVTKLSAKYFDPVTQTPYANLKAFKCIREAYAQQLAEDSNQRRKK, from the exons ATGGCAAGTAGCAGAGAAAAGAGAATCAATGCAGGAAGCAAAATGGCCCGTCTGCTTGAAGCAGAAGATGAGGATGAATTCTACAAAACCACCTATGGAGGTTTTAATGAG GAAGAAGATGATGGTGTGTATGAGTCTGAGGAATCTGATGACGATGACACAGACTCAGATATAAGTATAGATGAAAATGATGAACCTAAAAGTGATGATGACGAAGAGGGTCCAAAGAAAAAGCGAAGAGTAGTCACCAAAGCTTACAAG gaGCCACCAGCGAAGAAGAAGACTGAAGAGAAAAAGCCCAAACCCAAAACAGAAAAAGTTTCAAAAGTACAAATATACCATACACCAG aaaagaagaaattaagaaacaCAACATCAGAGAAATCCAAAGCTGTGGAACAGAGAGACAAACAGAGAGAAGCCAGAGCCAAGATGCTGAAGGAAATGGCTGCTCAGAAACGGGTGTCAGAGGTCAGGAGGTTAACACAGGAGGAGCTGCTGGAGGAGGCCAAGATTACCGAGGAGGAGAACATGACGTCTCTGG AAAATTACCAAAGAATGGAacttgaaaagaagaaaaaccgCATTCAGAAACAGATGCATAGAGGGCCAATCATTCGTTATCATTCGCTGACAATGCCCCTAATAGAGGAAATCCCCCCAGAACCAGAAATCAGTGTGGATGATGACAG tGCTGAACCACAGAGGAGGctggatgaaaatgaaaagtgttCAAGGACATTCATAACTTTCACAGATGAAAGAAACTTCCGTGAATGTTTTTCACAGTGTAAATTGAAAGTTCCCCACAAACAGTTCTGCCCAGTCACTAAGTTATCAGCTAAATACTTTGATCCTGTAACACAGACACCATATGCTAATTTAAAGGCATTTAAGTGTATCAGAGAGGCATATGCCCAACAGTTAGCAGAGGATTCTAACCAGCGAAGAAAGAAATAA